One part of the Coffea eugenioides isolate CCC68of chromosome 10, Ceug_1.0, whole genome shotgun sequence genome encodes these proteins:
- the LOC113749261 gene encoding probable arabinosyltransferase ARAD1, whose product MNPRPKIRSPPPNSKSPFFNVLPNSSSSSSHKMPRKSFIKPTLTLASLLSFSLFALYFAFSSPNFYLQQKIHDGYGDDKANKVKVYVYDLPRKFTYGVIERYEKSRGGEAKTDDALLKYPGHQHSAEWYLFRDLNRPSRDRVDSAVARVYDPDQADLFYVPFFSSLSLVVNLNRPGTLGAAAPSLYSDEEMQESLIEWLENQEYWKRNNGWDHVFICQDPNALYKVVDRVKNGVLLVSDFGRLTHNQGSLVKDVILPYSHRINSYLGNIGVENRDKLLFFMGNRYRKEGGKVRDLLFQLLENEEDVIIKHGAQSRESRREATRGMHTSKFCLHPAGDTPSACRLFDAIVSLCIPVVVSDYIELPFEDVIDYRKVAIFVDTNTAVQPGYLVKLLRTVSTERILEFQRNLKKVKHYFEYEDPNGTVKEIWRQVSQKLPLVNLMKNRDKRLVKRDLTEPDCSCLCSNQSGIQTTL is encoded by the exons ATGAACCCAAGGCCCAAAATCAGATCACCTCCTCCCAATTCCAAATCCCCCTTCTTCAATGTTTTACCCaattcttcttcctcctcctcccacAAGATGCCACGCAAATCCTTTATCAAACCCACCCTAACCTTGGCTTCCCTCCTCTCCTTCTCCCTCTTTGCCCTCTACTTCGCTTTCTCCTCCCCCAATTTCTACCTCcagcagaaaattcatgatGGTTACGGCGATGATAAGGCGAACAAGGTGAAGGTTTACGTGTACGATTTGCCCAGGAAGTTTACTTACGGGGTGATTGAGAGATACGAGAAGTCCCGGGGAGGTGAGGCTAAAACCGACGATGCGTTGCTCAAGTATCCCGGCCACCAGCATTCTGCCGAGTGGTACTTGTTTAGGGACTTGAATCGGCCGAGTCGTGACCGAGTTGACTCGGCTGTTGCTCGGGTTTATGATCCTGACCAGGCTGATCTTTTTTACGTCCCGTTCTTCTCGTCACTCAGTCTCGTGGTTAACTTGAATCGGCCGGGGACTCTGGGTGCGGCGGCTCCGTCGTTGTATAGTGATGAGGAAATGcag GAATCTTTAATAGAGTGGTTGGAAAATCAGGAGTATTGGAAGAGGAATAATGGGTGGGACCATGTGTTTATATGTCAGGATCCTAATGCTTTGTACAAGGTGGTGGATAGGGTGAAGAATGGGGTGTTGTTAGTTTCAGACTTTGGGAGATTGACACACAATCAGGGATCACTTGTGAAAGATGTGATTTTGCCGTACTCACATCGAATTAATTCATATTTAGGCAATATTGGGGTTGAGAATCGTGATAAACTGCTTTTCTTTATGGGGAACAGATATCGAAAGGAG GGGGGAAAGGTCCGTGACTTGCTGTTCCAACTGCTTGAGAATGAAGAAGATGTTATCATAAAACACGGTGCACAGTCCAGAGAATCTCGCAGAGAGGCAACAAGAGGGATGCACACTTCAAAGTTCTGTTTGCATCCAGCGGGTGATACTCCATCAGCTTGTCGGCTTTTTGATGCTATTGTGAGCTTGTGTATACCTGTTGTTGTAAGCGACTATATCGAGTTGCCTTTTGAAGATGTCATAGACTACAGGAAAGTTGCAATTTTTGTCGATACAAATACCGCTGTGCAGCCAGGATACTTAGTGAAATTGCTCAGGACAGTAAGCACAGAGAGGATTTTGGAATTTCAACGGAATTTGAAGAAG GTTAAGCATTACTTTGAATACGAAGATCCAAATGGGACAGTGAAAGAAATCTGGCGCCAAGTATCACAGAAGCTACCCCTGGTTAATCTGATGAAGAACCGTGACAAACGGCTTGTGAAGAGGGATTTGACAGAACCAGATTGTTCTTGTCTTTGTTCAAACCAGTCAGGAATCCAGACGACACTATGA